GTGTCGTAGAGCGGGCCGTTCTTCTCGTACGTGAACCAGTACTCGAGGGCGAAGCCGCTCGGCAGGCTGCTGACGTTCTGCCGCCACGTGCCCGCATTGTTCGTCATGCGGAAGCTCTGCAGGCCGGCGCCGGGTGAGAGGTAGTGCACGTCGACGAGGGCGGCGGGCGTGGTGGGCTTGAACGAGATCTCGGCTGCGCCGGAGCCGGTTGGGGCGACTCCTTGGGTGTAGTCGACGGCGGCCTGTGCGGGAGCGATGGTGGTGAGGGTGAGGCCTATGAGCGTGAGAAGGACGGTCAGGGCGGTGGCCAGGGGCCGTTTGCGTAATGGATGTCTGATCATGGGCGACGCTTCCTGCCTGTCAGTGGCCGAAGTTGAACCAGTTGATGTTCACGAAGTCGGCAGGCTGGCCGCTGGTGAAGGTGAGGTAGACGTCGTGCTTGCCGGTGACGGCGCTGATGTTGGCCGGGACGTCCTTCCAGGTCTGCCAGCCGCCGGTGTTGGCCACGGCGAAGCTGCCCACGGGTGCGCTGGTGCGGCTGTCGATACGCGCTTCGACCAGTCCGCTGACGCCGCCGGACGCACCGCTGGCGACGCGTGCAGTGAACTGCTTGGCCGGTGTGGTGCCGAAGTCGACGCCCTTGTACAGGGCCCAGTCGTCGTTGGCTGCAGTGGCGAGGTTCTGGCCTCCGCCGGTGTCAGTGGTCGCATCGGTGGTCAATCCGGATTGCTGGTCGGCGGACTCGGCCTGAATGGTGCTGTAGGCGTCGCGGTTCCCGGACGGCGGTGTGGTGGGAGGGTCGGTCGGAGTGCCACCGTCGCCGGTGGACTCCAAGACCTGGACGTAGTCGACGACGAGTGGGTGGCCGGGCTCGGTGCCGCCGTCGGGGCCGCCGCCGAAGGCCGCGGGGAATTCGCCGCCCATGGCGACGTTGAGGATGATGAAATAGCCGTGGTTGGTGGCGTTGGTCCAGGTGGCCGCGTCAACCTGGTTCTGGCGGACGGTGTGGTAGTTGACGCCGTCGAGGTAGAAGCGCATCTCCTGCACGCCGGTCGACTTGTCCCACTCGACCGCGTAGGTGTGAAAGCCTGCCTGGCAGGTGGCACCGGCGCACACCTTCTGGCCGCCGATGCCTGATTTCTCATTGCAGGGTCCGCCCGGGCTGGTGCCGCAGTGCATGGTGGCCCACACGTTGTTGATGCCCTGGACGTTTTCCATGATGTCCAGCTCGCCGATGCCCGGCCAGTTCCACCAGTTGCCGCGGTAGGGAGCCCCAAGCATCCAGAAGGCAGGCCAGTAGCCCTTGGCAGCCGCGCCCGTCACGTTCGGCATCTGCAGCCGCGCCTCGACGCGCAGCTTCC
The DNA window shown above is from Streptomyces sp. NBC_01445 and carries:
- a CDS encoding glycoside hydrolase family 16 protein, with translation MRRALIAVLSVLSLAAAAVSVTLPAMASAPPPPSGWTQVFADDFNGPAGSGVNTANWQYTTGTSYPGGPAGFGTGEVETMTSSTDNVSLDGSGNLRVTPRRDAAGNWTSGRVESVRSDFQPPAGGKLRVEARLQMPNVTGAAAKGYWPAFWMLGAPYRGNWWNWPGIGELDIMENVQGINNVWATMHCGTSPGGPCNEKSGIGGQKVCAGATCQAGFHTYAVEWDKSTGVQEMRFYLDGVNYHTVRQNQVDAATWTNATNHGYFIILNVAMGGEFPAAFGGGPDGGTEPGHPLVVDYVQVLESTGDGGTPTDPPTTPPSGNRDAYSTIQAESADQQSGLTTDATTDTGGGQNLATAANDDWALYKGVDFGTTPAKQFTARVASGASGGVSGLVEARIDSRTSAPVGSFAVANTGGWQTWKDVPANISAVTGKHDVYLTFTSGQPADFVNINWFNFGH